A genomic region of Alligator mississippiensis isolate rAllMis1 chromosome 4, rAllMis1, whole genome shotgun sequence contains the following coding sequences:
- the LOC102573871 gene encoding uncharacterized protein C17orf113 isoform X6, producing the protein MAAIVKVLHNEDRHKMKASPFIGLVVDETVDVMEHRNLIMFTTTVSPCNGQTSITFLGSFELPAGEASTVADKVVEVMHSFGVPTMKITWLSSDSSSLMADRLNGVGTKLKSMCPLLTEMHCISHRNSLLPSESGINIEYVQKYETTVDAVYRLYSNFKGESNSLQELQSVLDLCEIDLEDPKTIHWTSIFPAVEAIDSSWPTLVLLLESESERSPVAFGLCEELKKFQFVAFTKILLDVLPIFQKLSRFFQIEDFDLSILKPIVSATATTLQAQKITSGQNFQEFLNEMNEHPREDREDESRFYYKGVELANCSKVHLKNFEHLKETYLESVRDNLLDRFPSNVLEAVNSFSAIFNPKCYPQSLDDISSYGISELNFLLQAYSRLVVSERALNDFPLFKRIVFSLSQLSFKDLCIKLVYSNSEMHELFPDFAVLAAIALALPLGSVLYEKINRGRELMKRSRWRYAKDEGLSNLMKIAIDGPTINEFDFALAIEYYESMRESSFIMAQVN; encoded by the exons ATG GCAGCGATCGTCAAAGTCCTTCACAACGAGGACAGGCACAAGATGAAAGCCTCACCGTTCATTGGCCTGGTGGTGGACGAGACAGTCGATGTCATGGAGCATCGGAACCTCATCATGTTTACAACCACGGTCTCACCGTGCAATGGGCAGACCTCAATCACGTTCCTGGGCAGTTTTGAGCTACCGGCTGGGGAGGCATCTACTGTAGCAGACAAAGTCGTTGAAGTAATGCATTCTTTTGGAGTTCCCACCATGAAGATCACATGGCTCAGCTCTGACAGCTCTTCTCTGATGGCTGACAGGCTTAACGGGGTGGGGACTAAGCTGAAGTCCATGTGTCCCCTCCTCACCGAGATGCACTGCATATCCCATAGGAACTCCCTTCTACCCTCTGAGAGTGGCATTAATATAGAGTATGTCCAGAAGTATGAAACTACAGTAGATGCTGTTTACAGACTCTACTCCAACTTCAAAGGGGAGAGTAACAGCCTCCAAGAGCTGCAGAGTGTCCTGGATCTGTGCGAGATAGACCTAGAGGACCCTAAGACCATCCACTGGACTTCCATCTTCCCAGCAGTGGAAGCTATCGATTCCTCATGGCCCACACTGGTGCTTCTGTTGGAGAGTGAGTCAGAGAGGTCCCCTGTGGCATTTGGCCTCTGTGAAGAGCTCAAGAAGTTCCAGTTTGTGGCATTCACCAAGATCCTCCTGGATGTCCTCCCCATCTTCCAGAAGCTAAGCCGGTTCTTCCAAATTGAGGATTTTGACCTCTCCATCCTCAAACCCATCGTCTCCGCTACCGCCACCACTCTGCAAGCCCAGAAGATCACCAGTGGCCAGAACTTCCAGGAGTTCCTTAATGAGATGAATGAGCACCCCCGGGAAGACCGTGAGGATGAGAGCAGGTTCTACTACAAAGGAGTGGAGCTGGCAAACTGCTCCAAAGTGCACCTGAAAAACTTTGAGCACTTGAAGGAGACCTACCTTGAGAGTGTGAGGGACAACCTGCTGGATCGGTTCCCTAGCAATGTCCTGGAGGCAGTCAACTCGTTCTCCGCCATCTTTAACCCCAAGTGCTACCCTCAGTCTTTGGATGATATCAGCAGCTATGGTATCAGTGAGCTGAACTTCCTCTTGCAGGCATATTCCCGGTTGGTGGTGAGCGAGAGGGCTCTAAATGATTTTCCCCTCTTCAAACGGATAGTGTTTAGCCTCAGCCAGCTGTCCTTCAAGGATCTGTGCATCAAGCTGGTTTACAGCAATTCTGAAATGCATGAGCTCTTTCCTGACTTTGCCGTCCTGGCTGCCATTGCTCTGGCCTTGCCTCTTGGCTCAGTGCTTTATGAGAAAATTAACCGGGGGAGGGAACTCATGAAACGCAGCCGGTGGCGCTATGCAAAAGATGAAGGCCTGTCCAACCTCATGAAGATCGCCATAGATGGGCCCACCATCAATGAGTTTGACTTTGCATTAGCCATTGAGTATTACGAAAGTATGAGAGAATCCAGTTTTATCATGGCACAGGTTAACTGA
- the LOC102573871 gene encoding uncharacterized protein C17orf113 isoform X2, translating into MVPPGKKPAGETSNSNKKCKRYFNEHWKEEFTWLEFDYERKLMFCIECRQALVKNKHGKAENAFTVGTDNFQRHALLRHVTSGAHRQALAVNREQLAFESRVHNHQELRSVIKVEVNPAKIAILTTVYWMAKEEIPDDKCSSLLEFQKLNLCQALLTSEHNEYYHPSSIKEMQAAIVKVLHNEDRHKMKASPFIGLVVDETVDVMEHRNLIMFTTTVSPCNGQTSITFLGSFELPAGEASTVADKVVEVMHSFGVPTMKITWLSSDSSSLMADRLNGVGTKLKSMCPLLTEMHCISHRNSLLPSESGINIEYVQKYETTVDAVYRLYSNFKGESNSLQELQSVLDLCEIDLEDPKTIHWTSIFPAVEAIDSSWPTLVLLLESESERSPVAFGLCEELKKFQFVAFTKILLDVLPIFQKLSRFFQIEDFDLSILKPIVSATATTLQAQKITSGQNFQEFLNEMNEHPREDREDESRFYYKGVELANCSKVHLKNFEHLKETYLESVRDNLLDRFPSNVLEAVNSFSAIFNPKCYPQSLDDISSYGISELNFLLQAYSRLVVSERALNDFPLFKRIVFSLSQLSFKDLCIKLVYSNSEMHELFPDFAVLAAIALALPLGSVLYEKINRGRELMKRSRWRYAKDEGLSNLMKIAIDGPTINEFDFALAIEYYESMRESSFIMAQVN; encoded by the exons ATGGTACCTCCAGGGAAAAAGCCAGCTGGGGAAACTTCCAATTCCAATAAAAAGTGTAAGCGCTATTTCAATGAGCACTGGAAGGAAGAATTTACGTGGCTGGAGTTTGACTATGAAAGGAAACTCATGTTTTGTATAGAATGTCGCCAGGCACTGGTGAAGAATAAACATGGCAAAGCGGAGAATGCCTTTACTGTGGGGACGGACAACTTCCAGCGCCATGCTCTGCTACGGCACGTCACTTCTGGAGCTCACCGCCAGGCCCTGGCGGTTAACAGAGAGCAGCTGGCTTTTGAGTCACGTGTCCACAACCACCAGGAACTGCGCTCAGTGATAAAGGTGGAAGTAAACCCGGCCAAGATAGCCATCCTCACCACCGTGTACTGGATGGCTAAGGAGGAGATCCCAGACGACAAATGCTCTTCGCTGCTTGAGTTCCAGAAGCTTAACCTCTGTCAAGCCCTGCTGACTTCAGAGCACAACGAGTATTACCACCCCAGCAGCATCAAAGAGATGCAG GCAGCGATCGTCAAAGTCCTTCACAACGAGGACAGGCACAAGATGAAAGCCTCACCGTTCATTGGCCTGGTGGTGGACGAGACAGTCGATGTCATGGAGCATCGGAACCTCATCATGTTTACAACCACGGTCTCACCGTGCAATGGGCAGACCTCAATCACGTTCCTGGGCAGTTTTGAGCTACCGGCTGGGGAGGCATCTACTGTAGCAGACAAAGTCGTTGAAGTAATGCATTCTTTTGGAGTTCCCACCATGAAGATCACATGGCTCAGCTCTGACAGCTCTTCTCTGATGGCTGACAGGCTTAACGGGGTGGGGACTAAGCTGAAGTCCATGTGTCCCCTCCTCACCGAGATGCACTGCATATCCCATAGGAACTCCCTTCTACCCTCTGAGAGTGGCATTAATATAGAGTATGTCCAGAAGTATGAAACTACAGTAGATGCTGTTTACAGACTCTACTCCAACTTCAAAGGGGAGAGTAACAGCCTCCAAGAGCTGCAGAGTGTCCTGGATCTGTGCGAGATAGACCTAGAGGACCCTAAGACCATCCACTGGACTTCCATCTTCCCAGCAGTGGAAGCTATCGATTCCTCATGGCCCACACTGGTGCTTCTGTTGGAGAGTGAGTCAGAGAGGTCCCCTGTGGCATTTGGCCTCTGTGAAGAGCTCAAGAAGTTCCAGTTTGTGGCATTCACCAAGATCCTCCTGGATGTCCTCCCCATCTTCCAGAAGCTAAGCCGGTTCTTCCAAATTGAGGATTTTGACCTCTCCATCCTCAAACCCATCGTCTCCGCTACCGCCACCACTCTGCAAGCCCAGAAGATCACCAGTGGCCAGAACTTCCAGGAGTTCCTTAATGAGATGAATGAGCACCCCCGGGAAGACCGTGAGGATGAGAGCAGGTTCTACTACAAAGGAGTGGAGCTGGCAAACTGCTCCAAAGTGCACCTGAAAAACTTTGAGCACTTGAAGGAGACCTACCTTGAGAGTGTGAGGGACAACCTGCTGGATCGGTTCCCTAGCAATGTCCTGGAGGCAGTCAACTCGTTCTCCGCCATCTTTAACCCCAAGTGCTACCCTCAGTCTTTGGATGATATCAGCAGCTATGGTATCAGTGAGCTGAACTTCCTCTTGCAGGCATATTCCCGGTTGGTGGTGAGCGAGAGGGCTCTAAATGATTTTCCCCTCTTCAAACGGATAGTGTTTAGCCTCAGCCAGCTGTCCTTCAAGGATCTGTGCATCAAGCTGGTTTACAGCAATTCTGAAATGCATGAGCTCTTTCCTGACTTTGCCGTCCTGGCTGCCATTGCTCTGGCCTTGCCTCTTGGCTCAGTGCTTTATGAGAAAATTAACCGGGGGAGGGAACTCATGAAACGCAGCCGGTGGCGCTATGCAAAAGATGAAGGCCTGTCCAACCTCATGAAGATCGCCATAGATGGGCCCACCATCAATGAGTTTGACTTTGCATTAGCCATTGAGTATTACGAAAGTATGAGAGAATCCAGTTTTATCATGGCACAGGTTAACTGA